Part of the Virgibacillus natechei genome is shown below.
CCCATCTGGAAAACCTGCCTTTTTCAGCCATAATATGTCCATTTTCATCTCTTACTTTATAACGCTGTTTTTTAAGGCTTTCTTTCAGCTTTATAATTTCCTCATCCGTAACTGTTTCTGTTTCACTATATAATCGCTGTCTGTTTAAAAAAGACTCGTGTCGTTTCGCTTTTTGGTTTTTCAATGCTTTATACAGTGGAACAAATCGATCAATACTACAAATTACTAAAGACACACCGATTAATGCAATTAAGGTTATGTACCACCATGAGCTATATAAGTTATGGAAACCTAATTGATAAAATATCAGCCCAAACAGACCATATTGATCTTCATAAAAGATTGTTGGATCACGTGATTCTGCTCCAGCAGGTATGTACATTTCTTGTGGTAAGATAGAGCCTACTACGGAAGCTAGTAAGGTTATAACGATAAGCCACACGCCAACTTTCACCGAAGAAAAGAAACTCCAAATCTTATCTACTATAGATTTGTTATATGTCTGCGACCTGCGTGCACTACCGTCATAACGCATATTTAATAGTTTCTTTCCTTCGTTCCCATCAATATGCTGATTTCCCTCTACAGGTTTACCACAAGCTTCACATAGAACCGTTCCTTCCGGATTAATGTGTCCACATTCACATTTAATTTTCTTCATTTAAAACCCTCACAATATACTTCTTTTTGTCGCATGTAACGAGCAGTAAAACCTCCACTGTTAGGAGTTTCACTTTATAATTCAGGTTGAATATCTTGTAAATGTCCTTCTAATCGTTCCAATGTTAAAGCTCCATTAACTACTTCCTCTATTTCTCCATTCGGATTAATAAAAAATGTGCTTGGAATCGGGCCTACTTTGTATAAATCCATTATCTCGCCGGTTGTATCATGAGGAATTGGAAATGTAAGTCCAAAATCGTCGATAAACCGATCGATAACTAATGTGGTTGCATCTAAACTTACTGCAACTATTTCTACTCCTTTATCTTTATACTCAGGATATAACTCTTCCATATAAGGCATTTCATCTTTACAGGGCTCACACCAAGTTCCCCAAAAATTAAGCATAACACCCTTGCCTTCCAACTCACTTAATTGAATTGTCTCTACTTCATTATTTTCATTCACTTGCTCTAATTCAAAATCAGGTGCTTCATCTCCTGCACTGTATATGGTATTATCTTGTTGGAAGTTAGATACTAAAGCAAAAACTACTGCAACCAATAATACTGCCAAAATAGCCGATCTAAATATTAATCGATTTCTTTTCTTGTTTTTTTTCTTTTTTTTGATTTGGTCTAAACTCATTCAGATCACCCCAACACATTATACCACGTATACCCCGTGTAAAATTTGTCTATTATTTAACAATTTCACTTGCCTTATTCCATATCTGTTTAACTTCTTTTGGGTTTAATGCTCTATACTCACCAGGTTTTAGTCCATCTAATGTTAATACTCCATATCTTTCCCTCTTTAATTTCATCACCGGATACCCCAGTTGTTCCATCATACGTCTTACATGCTTATTTTTACCTTCATGTAATGTAATTTCAATTATCATTGTATTTTTTTTCTTGTCTGTCGATAAAATGTTATAGTTTGTAGCTTTTAAAATATCTTTATCTGATTTGACCCCTTTACGTAACTGACCTAACTCCATCTTGCTCGGAATTCCTTTTATTTTAGCTACGTATATCTTTTCTACTTCATATTTCGGATGCATAAGCTGATTAGCAAATTCTCCATCATTCGTTAATAACAATATTCCAGAAGTATCATAGTCGAGCCTACCAATTGGAAAGATACGTTCACTGATTCCCTCTAGGAAATCGGTCACTACTTTTCTTCCTTTATCATCTTTGACACTCGAAATAACACCGCGGGGTTTATATAGCAAATAATATACTGGTAATTCCTTTTCTAAAGGCACACCATTAACTTCAATCTTATCGTTTGCAGTAACTTTAGATCCTAATTCATCGACAACTTTATCATTAACCTTTATTTTTCCATCTACAATAAGTTGTTCTGCTTTTCTTCGTGATGTCACACCACTCTGTGCAATAACCTTTTGGAGTCTTTCTTCTCTGTTTGTCATAAATACCACCATATTTTAATTTTATTTTCTTACATAATAATAGCGTTAACTTTATGTTAACGCTACTTAAACGTACTATCCAAATATAATTGTAACAATAATGATTGATGCAAGTATACCAATTAAGTCGGCCAATAGTCCAACCTTTAATGCATACCTCATTTTTTTAATCCCTACAGCACCGAAATATACGGTTAAAATATATAAAGTAGTATCCGTACTGCCTTGCATAGTTGATGCTAATCTTCCGATAAACGAATCAGGTCCATGGGTGCTTATTAGTTCGGTCGTCATCCCAAGTGCTGCTGTACCTGAGATGGGTCTTACTAATGCCAAGGGGATGATATCGGGTGGAATACCAATTGATATCAACAGTGGTGAAATGAAACCGACAAAAGCCTCCAAAGCACCAGAACTTCTCAATATAGAAATGGACACTATCATACCTACTAAAAAAGGAAGTAAAGAAAATGCCATTTTGACACCCTCCTTTCCTCCTTCCACAAAAGTTTCATATGCTGGGACTCGTTTCCATGTTGCAGCAACGAGAACAAGTAATATAAAACATGGTATGAGCCACGTACTAACAGAAGTTATAATCCCCATTTCTATTTCCTCCAGATACTTTTGTAGTAGAAAAATCTGTCAATTAAAATTGCACTAACAGTTGATATCATCGTTGCAATAATGGTAGTTCCAACAATTTCTGTTGGAGATATGGAATTGTATTGCATACGAATTGCAATAACAGTTGTTGGAATTAACGTTAAGCTTGACGTATTTAAAGCTAAAAACGTGATCATCGACCGGGAAGCAGTATCGCTACCGCTTAATTGCTTCATCTGTTCCAATGCTTTAATTCCCATTGGTGTAGCTGCATTTCCTAAACCGAATAAATTCGCAGTTATATTTGATAATATATACCCCATCGCTGGATGATCTTTAGGAATATCAGGAAAAATCCTACTAATCACTGGTCTGAATAATTTGCTAAGTACTTCTAAGATACCGGCTGATTCTGCTACTTTCATAATACCAAGCCAGAACACCAAAACACTGATAAGCCCAATTGACAGTGTAACAGCTTCATTCGCGCTTTCAAACACCGCTTGATTTACTTGATCCATTGTTCCATTAAACATTGCATAAACGATTCCAATTATTGCCATACAGGCCCAAATAATATTAACCATAATTAATACAACCCAATGACTTTCTTGTAAAGGGAGAAAACATTTTGAAAAAAACCTTCTTCCTCTAATCCCGAATGGTCGTTAAAGATAGATGTTTCCATAATTTTATTTTCACCAAGATAAAACTCAGTTCTTCCGATTACATTGTCCGTTCTATTATTTTCTTTTAATAAATAAGATTGATTGTCAATATTCGCCATTTCATCTTCCGTTAAGGGAAATACCAAGTCTCGATGTAAATAACCAATAGTATCCGATTTCTCAAGTAGATACTCTTGCTTCCCTTCTCCAGCGATAGATTTCATGTCAAAATTTTCAAATCCCCATTCAAACATTGCTATATGATCCTCCCAGTCATTCGGAGCATTTAATGTAACCGCAATGAGATCCATGCCGTTTTTATTCGCTGAGGAAACTAATGTTCTTCCAGAACTCCTCGTAAATCCAGTTTTTCCCCCTGTGCTGTTATCATAATATTGTGTTAGTAACTTGTTTTTATTCTGCCAACTATAAGAACGATTACTAGATTGATAAGAAGTAGTTTCTGATACTTCGCGGAATTGTTCATTATCCATTGCTCTGCTCATAAGTAGTGCCATATCGTAGGCTGTTGAATAATGATTGTCCGAATCAAGTCCATGTGGATTTTCAAAGTTGCTATTCGTCATTCCCAGCCAGTTCGCTTTTTCATTCATTAA
Proteins encoded:
- the resA gene encoding thiol-disulfide oxidoreductase ResA, whose protein sequence is MSLDQIKKKKKNKKRNRLIFRSAILAVLLVAVVFALVSNFQQDNTIYSAGDEAPDFELEQVNENNEVETIQLSELEGKGVMLNFWGTWCEPCKDEMPYMEELYPEYKDKGVEIVAVSLDATTLVIDRFIDDFGLTFPIPHDTTGEIMDLYKVGPIPSTFFINPNGEIEEVVNGALTLERLEGHLQDIQPEL
- a CDS encoding pseudouridine synthase — its product is MTNREERLQKVIAQSGVTSRRKAEQLIVDGKIKVNDKVVDELGSKVTANDKIEVNGVPLEKELPVYYLLYKPRGVISSVKDDKGRKVVTDFLEGISERIFPIGRLDYDTSGILLLTNDGEFANQLMHPKYEVEKIYVAKIKGIPSKMELGQLRKGVKSDKDILKATNYNILSTDKKKNTMIIEITLHEGKNKHVRRMMEQLGYPVMKLKRERYGVLTLDGLKPGEYRALNPKEVKQIWNKASEIVK
- a CDS encoding spore maturation protein; amino-acid sequence: MGIITSVSTWLIPCFILLVLVAATWKRVPAYETFVEGGKEGVKMAFSLLPFLVGMIVSISILRSSGALEAFVGFISPLLISIGIPPDIIPLALVRPISGTAALGMTTELISTHGPDSFIGRLASTMQGSTDTTLYILTVYFGAVGIKKMRYALKVGLLADLIGILASIIIVTIIFG
- a CDS encoding nucleoside recognition domain-containing protein translates to MVNIIWACMAIIGIVYAMFNGTMDQVNQAVFESANEAVTLSIGLISVLVFWLGIMKVAESAGILEVLSKLFRPVISRIFPDIPKDHPAMGYILSNITANLFGLGNAATPMGIKALEQMKQLSGSDTASRSMITFLALNTSSLTLIPTTVIAIRMQYNSISPTEIVGTTIIATMISTVSAILIDRFFYYKSIWRK
- a CDS encoding D-alanyl-D-alanine carboxypeptidase family protein produces the protein MRFVLCVICLLLLNLIYPSTGQAEPGVSASNAILIEQSTGRVLFEKQAHEEELIASITKIMTGLLAIESGMMKEKATTSRKAVYTEGSSIYLEQGEKITIEDLVYGLMLRSGNDAAIALSEHIGGSEEGFVYLMNEKANWLGMTNSNFENPHGLDSDNHYSTAYDMALLMSRAMDNEQFREVSETTSYQSSNRSYSWQNKNKLLTQYYDNSTGGKTGFTRSSGRTLVSSANKNGMDLIAVTLNAPNDWEDHIAMFEWGFENFDMKSIAGEGKQEYLLEKSDTIGYLHRDLVFPLTEDEMANIDNQSYLLKENNRTDNVIGRTEFYLGENKIMETSIFNDHSGLEEEGFFQNVFSLYKKVIGLY